The following are from one region of the Stenotrophomonas lactitubi genome:
- a CDS encoding H-NS histone family protein — MTKLTLDSIASAKAKLAEELRKLEEQEAKLIEDEASDAFLQVSDILSRYGQHFTAKQKADIANQVGGSSNGQARQKKASGEKKAVAQKYWLPHTQETWSGRGRTPRSFVAWEGTAAYKEWKSNHPDEKFPAYPG; from the coding sequence GGCAAAAGCCAAGCTCGCCGAAGAGCTGCGTAAGCTGGAAGAGCAGGAGGCAAAGCTTATTGAAGATGAAGCATCCGATGCTTTCCTTCAAGTCTCAGATATTCTGAGCCGCTACGGCCAGCACTTCACCGCAAAGCAGAAGGCCGATATTGCTAACCAGGTTGGCGGTTCGTCTAACGGGCAGGCTCGCCAAAAGAAGGCTTCTGGTGAAAAGAAAGCAGTCGCCCAGAAATACTGGCTGCCGCACACGCAGGAAACTTGGTCTGGCCGAGGCCGCACCCCTCGCTCGTTCGTAGCGTGGGAAGGCACGGCGGCCTATAAAGAATGGAAGTCCAATCACCCTGATGAGAAGTTCCCCGCGTATCCGGGCTGA
- a CDS encoding MobA/MobL family protein yields the protein MAIYHATMKSFSRGKGDSSVAAAAYRAGFDVLDVGTGLGHNYSRRHGVAFHQMLAPRGAPSWCLDAKKFWNANEAAETRLNARVCREIEVSLPHSLSADQRQELALALGQLLVDRFQVAVLVAVHKPSKQGDQRNHHVHLLMSARKVGADGLGERACAEFDARQGGGTRALRQIRKDIEQVINGHLAMAGHKSRVDHRSLRAQARDAALQGDFERARTLTRKPIRHLGKARVAVQRKSKFTAEIHGVGGREAAMSLSRILTAHMKLSGGILHDTPSNHTHAAALRELRREQLGKDSDAGLPARDATGNPVSQAKSRLAGASMPKGIHTAYSGQTRHLSRVARLARSTGKDAEMLNAEAKLIEDWLEAQREVAQQALEVLRLVPGIQIEPEFQQAHSALVCRRVDSYANKSFLFEDTESLAKAVSTYARMVIRPYRARMEVLNAQAALSEHGDAPTSQAAIRARRALARSKVHVSPRIVAIQNWRINQARQKMTDACKSLEKNFAVPKLEVPSADVTRNEADESAAQQAGNWELKIRRPRFAP from the coding sequence ATGGCGATCTACCACGCAACTATGAAATCTTTCAGCCGGGGAAAGGGGGACTCGTCAGTCGCTGCAGCGGCCTACCGAGCTGGCTTTGACGTGCTAGACGTCGGCACCGGTCTCGGTCATAACTACTCCCGACGTCACGGCGTGGCCTTCCACCAGATGCTCGCGCCCAGAGGCGCTCCCAGTTGGTGCTTGGATGCCAAGAAGTTCTGGAACGCCAATGAGGCTGCCGAAACGCGCCTGAATGCCAGGGTCTGCCGGGAGATCGAAGTGTCTCTCCCCCATAGCCTATCTGCTGATCAGCGCCAAGAGCTCGCTCTTGCGCTGGGGCAACTTCTAGTGGATCGCTTTCAAGTCGCTGTCCTCGTGGCTGTGCATAAGCCGAGCAAACAGGGCGATCAACGCAACCACCACGTCCACTTGCTGATGTCTGCCCGCAAAGTGGGCGCTGATGGCCTAGGCGAGCGCGCATGTGCCGAGTTTGATGCTCGCCAAGGGGGCGGAACACGTGCGCTACGGCAGATTAGGAAAGACATCGAACAGGTGATCAATGGACACTTGGCGATGGCCGGACACAAGAGTCGGGTGGATCACCGGTCACTCAGGGCCCAAGCCAGGGACGCTGCACTCCAAGGCGACTTTGAGCGCGCACGAACCCTCACCCGCAAGCCAATCCGTCACCTTGGGAAGGCAAGAGTTGCTGTCCAGCGGAAGTCTAAGTTCACCGCAGAGATACACGGTGTCGGTGGGAGAGAGGCCGCGATGTCCCTCAGTCGGATCTTGACGGCACACATGAAGCTAAGTGGGGGCATCCTCCACGACACCCCAAGCAACCACACTCACGCAGCAGCTTTGCGCGAACTCCGAAGGGAGCAGTTAGGCAAGGATAGCGATGCTGGTCTGCCCGCACGGGACGCGACGGGTAACCCTGTCAGCCAGGCCAAGAGCCGATTGGCGGGTGCCTCGATGCCCAAGGGCATCCATACCGCTTACAGCGGCCAGACACGACACTTGAGTCGGGTTGCGCGCTTAGCCCGGTCAACAGGCAAAGACGCGGAGATGTTGAACGCTGAGGCGAAGCTGATCGAAGACTGGTTGGAAGCGCAGCGCGAAGTTGCCCAACAGGCATTGGAAGTGTTGCGCCTTGTTCCTGGCATCCAAATCGAGCCCGAATTCCAGCAAGCGCACTCGGCCTTGGTTTGCCGTCGTGTCGACAGCTATGCGAACAAATCGTTCTTGTTTGAAGACACCGAGTCCCTAGCAAAGGCGGTAAGCACCTACGCGCGGATGGTGATCAGGCCCTACCGGGCCCGCATGGAGGTGCTGAATGCCCAAGCAGCGCTTTCTGAGCATGGAGATGCTCCGACCAGCCAAGCTGCCATTCGAGCGCGAAGGGCGCTAGCCCGATCAAAGGTCCATGTGTCACCTCGGATTGTCGCCATCCAAAATTGGCGGATCAATCAGGCACGCCAGAAGATGACGGACGCCTGCAAAAGCTTGGAGAAGAACTTCGCAGTGCCGAAATTGGAGGTTCCAAGCGCTGATGTGACGAGGAACGAAGCAGATGAGTCAGCGGCGCAGCAAGCAGGGAACTGGGAGCTGAAGATCAGGCGTCCCCGTTTCGCCCCTTGA
- a CDS encoding helix-turn-helix domain-containing protein: protein MKKLRRDLGISQKTLGVAMGLPEDVAGVRINRYERAVHDCDTETAQKMAKALGVSLAYLYAETEELAELIKEFASLPVKEQREVLAGVKKRNAR from the coding sequence ATGAAAAAGCTGAGGCGGGATCTCGGGATTAGTCAGAAGACACTAGGGGTGGCGATGGGACTGCCGGAGGACGTTGCAGGTGTTCGGATCAACCGATACGAGCGGGCTGTGCACGATTGCGATACGGAGACTGCCCAGAAGATGGCGAAAGCCTTAGGGGTGTCGTTAGCCTATCTATATGCGGAGACGGAGGAGCTTGCTGAACTTATTAAGGAATTCGCGTCTCTGCCGGTGAAGGAGCAGAGGGAGGTGTTGGCTGGGGTTAAGAAAAGGAACGCACGTTAA
- a CDS encoding MobA/MobL family protein, which yields MTIEHTRIKTYSRAKGHSALAAAAYRGGFLLTDPRSDVKHDYRGRAGIIQACCLAPTGSPAWTNDPQRLWAAAEAAERRRNSTVCRDFTIALPHELDDRRRWDLVLDVSHALIKRYGFALQASHHRPTKNDPRYFYAHLLATTRRMEASGLAAKTRVLDGRINGKGEIEWIRAMISDRIHSHLARNQAETRAERSELSQRIAVRRDEGIFVKGLASFEQLLERYRKEGSLLAIPEEHTAEQARREKGVGAINAVASGIELAPSPLAGSLRDREISAGMDGEARSRAPVGTQDRRDTH from the coding sequence ATGACTATCGAACACACACGCATCAAAACTTACAGCCGAGCTAAGGGTCATTCCGCTCTCGCAGCAGCCGCCTACCGGGGCGGTTTTCTGCTCACTGATCCCAGATCCGACGTCAAGCATGACTACCGGGGCAGGGCTGGAATCATTCAGGCCTGCTGCTTGGCCCCCACTGGATCACCTGCATGGACCAATGACCCGCAGCGTCTGTGGGCGGCGGCGGAGGCGGCGGAGCGTCGTCGCAACAGCACCGTATGTCGCGACTTCACCATCGCCTTACCGCACGAGCTAGACGACAGACGCCGCTGGGATCTCGTTCTCGATGTGTCGCATGCGCTGATCAAGCGGTATGGCTTTGCGCTACAAGCGAGCCATCACCGGCCAACCAAGAACGATCCTCGCTACTTCTACGCTCATCTGTTGGCAACGACTAGGCGCATGGAGGCCTCTGGGCTGGCAGCCAAGACGCGAGTCCTGGACGGGCGTATCAATGGCAAAGGCGAGATTGAGTGGATCCGCGCCATGATCTCCGACCGCATCCATTCCCACTTGGCCCGCAACCAGGCGGAAACCAGAGCAGAGCGCAGTGAACTGAGCCAACGAATTGCCGTGCGCCGAGATGAGGGGATCTTCGTCAAAGGGCTGGCGAGCTTTGAGCAGCTTTTGGAGCGCTACCGTAAGGAAGGCAGCCTCCTGGCAATCCCTGAGGAGCACACAGCCGAGCAGGCGCGCCGAGAGAAAGGCGTCGGAGCGATCAACGCGGTTGCGAGCGGCATCGAGCTTGCGCCGTCTCCGTTAGCAGGCTCTCTGCGTGATAGAGAGATCAGTGCAGGTATGGACGGCGAAGCTCGGTCAAGAGCTCCGGTAGGGACACAAGACCGTCGAGATACGCATTGA
- a CDS encoding serine/threonine-protein kinase, whose product MAGVVPALQIGQKLGAGHFGVVYLGNDSIHGEVAVKVLERKAGQDDAEWDLHKASFLSEAQNLSKAKHPNVVQVFHIEELPGGQSIRFCMAYCPGGSLQALYEQGPMNLKSVRKIATEVAIGLGALHTRGLLHRDIKPGNILIDSQGTAQIGDFGLVTDRLIAGYGSVAGYSDHIAYEVWGGAPTSVKTDFWAFGMTLFRLLHGKDWYERSPAPRSVVANGGFVNSLTWLPHIPKAWRSAIRRMLNDDPKARYQSDQQLLNALSNLPIPAWTVTVSPAKVVWEMLDGTRKKIVEWTTHSARSHSWSAWSEPVRGSGRKRTLGGSGGTIGKVEVLRQLNGFFDP is encoded by the coding sequence ATGGCCGGTGTCGTTCCTGCCCTTCAAATAGGCCAGAAGCTAGGGGCTGGACATTTCGGCGTTGTGTACTTAGGCAATGACAGTATCCACGGTGAAGTCGCGGTCAAGGTCCTCGAACGGAAGGCCGGACAAGATGACGCCGAGTGGGATTTGCATAAAGCAAGCTTTCTATCCGAGGCGCAGAACCTCTCGAAAGCTAAGCACCCAAATGTGGTCCAAGTATTCCATATAGAGGAGCTTCCAGGCGGTCAGAGCATTCGTTTCTGCATGGCCTATTGTCCTGGGGGTTCCCTGCAAGCCCTCTATGAGCAAGGGCCAATGAATCTGAAATCAGTCCGCAAGATTGCGACAGAGGTTGCGATAGGCCTTGGTGCGCTACACACCCGAGGATTGCTTCACCGCGATATCAAGCCTGGCAACATCTTGATTGATAGCCAAGGCACTGCACAAATTGGGGATTTCGGCCTAGTCACTGATCGGTTGATCGCAGGCTACGGATCCGTGGCCGGATACTCGGACCATATCGCTTATGAAGTGTGGGGAGGAGCACCAACGAGCGTCAAGACAGACTTTTGGGCCTTTGGCATGACTCTTTTCCGCCTCCTTCATGGCAAAGACTGGTATGAGCGGAGTCCTGCACCTAGAAGCGTCGTTGCTAACGGTGGCTTTGTTAATTCTCTGACTTGGCTTCCGCACATACCAAAAGCGTGGCGTTCCGCTATCAGACGCATGCTAAACGATGACCCAAAGGCACGCTATCAGAGCGACCAGCAGCTTCTCAATGCTCTTTCTAACTTGCCTATCCCAGCATGGACTGTGACCGTGTCCCCTGCGAAGGTAGTTTGGGAGATGCTTGATGGGACGAGGAAAAAGATCGTCGAGTGGACGACGCATTCAGCCCGCAGCCACAGCTGGTCGGCGTGGAGTGAGCCTGTCCGGGGGAGTGGCAGAAAGCGCACGCTGGGTGGATCGGGGGGCACGATTGGGAAAGTCGAAGTGCTTCGACAGTTGAACGGCTTCTTTGACCCTTAA
- a CDS encoding site-specific integrase, translating into MLSQNSQLAHYIEDPFGDLFIEEVSHGKSSFRNIRITSQAGAVYFQNLVQATLDDHERKRRLRRSGTRYPEPLPPATPARLLSKETEDFLNDKKRQNREQTTIDAYRRTLAILQRVTGDISVAGINHTHIYEMWDLLRWAPEDFMSNPAYQKLDAKGLIAKGQALGRTQPANATLELHRRLLTAFFNTLHEAGAIPHSPMTSFKAPRKDLVVDPEEPERLLSQEEIQKIFAPETFIPWAKKYPHRLWCPLIALYTGARINEIAQLKASDIVQDQGVWCFSIQKTVDADLAGSIGKRSRQKLKGKSAIRKVPIHSSLIEAGFLDFLADIEACGHPRLFPNLSAGTCRQTGEPNGRYSQGFVNQFAKYMKELGFGKGIGSHAFRHTLATELDAKGVRVEHIALITGHSLNKRAPVLQENYVHKSAANVRKIQVEALAQYQPSVTLPSYVRGQFKERLSKEAKMYP; encoded by the coding sequence ATGCTCTCTCAAAACTCCCAATTGGCGCATTACATCGAAGATCCATTCGGCGATCTGTTTATCGAAGAAGTTAGCCACGGCAAATCAAGCTTTAGAAACATCCGGATTACCAGCCAGGCAGGCGCCGTTTACTTTCAGAACCTCGTCCAAGCGACGCTAGACGACCATGAGCGCAAAAGACGGCTTCGCAGATCAGGCACGCGCTATCCCGAGCCTTTGCCTCCGGCAACCCCGGCTCGGCTTCTTTCGAAAGAAACAGAAGATTTCCTCAACGACAAAAAACGGCAGAATCGCGAGCAGACAACCATTGATGCATATCGCCGAACGCTTGCGATCCTGCAACGCGTCACTGGCGATATCTCCGTTGCAGGCATCAATCACACGCATATTTACGAAATGTGGGATCTGCTTCGGTGGGCACCAGAGGACTTCATGTCCAACCCCGCCTATCAGAAGCTGGATGCTAAAGGGCTGATCGCGAAGGGGCAGGCACTTGGCAGAACTCAGCCCGCCAACGCAACGCTTGAATTGCACCGCCGTCTATTGACCGCCTTCTTCAATACGCTGCACGAGGCCGGAGCCATCCCACATTCGCCGATGACTTCCTTCAAAGCCCCTCGTAAAGATCTTGTCGTTGATCCAGAAGAGCCAGAGCGACTGCTCTCCCAGGAGGAAATCCAGAAGATCTTTGCACCTGAGACCTTTATCCCTTGGGCCAAGAAGTATCCGCACCGCTTGTGGTGTCCGCTGATCGCACTCTACACAGGAGCCCGCATCAATGAAATTGCCCAGCTCAAAGCTAGTGACATCGTCCAGGACCAAGGGGTTTGGTGCTTCTCGATCCAAAAGACAGTGGATGCAGATTTAGCGGGAAGCATCGGCAAACGCTCACGGCAGAAGCTCAAAGGCAAGAGTGCCATCCGCAAAGTGCCCATCCACAGCAGCCTGATTGAGGCAGGCTTCCTGGACTTCTTAGCCGACATCGAGGCCTGCGGACATCCTCGCCTCTTCCCCAATCTGTCAGCGGGCACCTGCCGGCAAACCGGAGAGCCCAATGGTCGTTACAGCCAGGGGTTCGTCAATCAGTTCGCCAAATACATGAAAGAGTTGGGCTTTGGCAAAGGCATCGGCTCCCATGCGTTCCGTCATACGCTCGCCACTGAACTGGATGCAAAGGGCGTGCGAGTCGAGCACATCGCGTTGATCACAGGCCATTCGCTCAACAAGAGAGCGCCCGTGCTCCAAGAGAACTACGTGCACAAGTCAGCGGCCAATGTGCGGAAGATCCAAGTTGAAGCGCTGGCGCAATATCAGCCGTCAGTGACATTACCGAGCTACGTGCGCGGACAGTTTAAAGAACGGTTAAGCAAAGAGGCAAAGATGTATCCGTAA
- a CDS encoding site-specific integrase, with protein sequence MPKPLLLARPSGLYARFLVPLDLRSRLGCRFIVRALGLPSGDRARLAAACMSVALSDTFSAMRAGRLVDKKELDELLRKVALGQLRELTLENISLPNGERIGRAQVDTPHDAALLASLLGLSASSLNETEPADQAAGSGWRNEVIKGQVTQTVAPPKGGVTLSHAIDQHLDDLRRAKRDPKTIIESRQTLRILLGLVGDLPAAGLTVDHVRALLDGVQHWPKNATQRAEYRTLSVKQTVAHSKANGEPPPKAWTLSKHWDRMAVFVRHLHAAGVLDRDLMAAIVRPSAKTEAATGRPFSHAELKAVFGAGFVPWASKWPHRWFGPMIGLYSGARVTEVAQLRVADIQAVEGIWGFVVTTEGEGNKVKNQNSRRFVPLAQPLLDAGFMAYVEDVRTAGHERLFPNLPNSTGLGLGRQLSRQFSAYVKDQGIVDPGMGFHAFRHYLITHLDRALAATGMKPEQREPVIGRISGHYKPPGTTLRRVYVDRDGLPVPAFCEPETLQERVDTLALFTPSVVLPTYCSSQFGAQLKRASVLAAREARAVAARRSSP encoded by the coding sequence ATGCCAAAGCCGCTTCTTCTTGCGCGCCCATCAGGGCTCTACGCCCGCTTCCTTGTTCCTCTTGACCTTCGATCCCGCTTGGGTTGTCGCTTCATCGTCCGTGCGCTGGGTTTGCCCTCCGGTGATCGCGCACGACTGGCGGCGGCGTGCATGAGCGTGGCACTCTCCGATACGTTCAGCGCGATGCGTGCAGGAAGACTCGTGGACAAGAAGGAACTGGATGAACTGCTGCGTAAAGTCGCCTTGGGGCAGCTGCGTGAGCTCACCTTGGAGAACATTTCGCTTCCCAACGGAGAGCGAATTGGGCGCGCCCAGGTTGATACGCCCCATGATGCGGCGCTGCTTGCCAGCCTCTTGGGGTTGTCTGCTTCATCGTTAAATGAAACGGAGCCAGCGGATCAAGCAGCGGGATCAGGCTGGCGCAACGAGGTCATCAAAGGCCAGGTGACTCAGACCGTAGCGCCCCCAAAGGGAGGAGTAACGCTATCTCACGCGATTGACCAGCATTTGGATGATCTGCGTCGTGCAAAGCGCGATCCGAAGACCATCATCGAAAGCCGCCAGACGCTTCGCATCCTGCTCGGACTCGTTGGGGATCTGCCAGCGGCTGGGCTGACGGTTGATCATGTCAGGGCGCTATTGGACGGCGTGCAGCACTGGCCGAAGAACGCGACGCAGCGCGCCGAATACCGCACATTGAGCGTCAAGCAGACGGTCGCTCATTCCAAAGCGAACGGGGAGCCGCCGCCTAAGGCATGGACGTTGAGCAAGCATTGGGATCGAATGGCCGTGTTCGTTCGCCATCTGCATGCTGCCGGAGTGCTGGATCGCGATCTGATGGCCGCTATAGTTCGCCCTTCGGCGAAGACCGAGGCGGCGACGGGTCGACCTTTTTCGCATGCGGAGCTCAAAGCGGTGTTCGGCGCTGGGTTTGTGCCCTGGGCGTCGAAGTGGCCACACCGCTGGTTCGGTCCAATGATCGGTCTCTATAGTGGCGCCCGCGTGACTGAGGTGGCGCAGCTTCGAGTTGCCGACATCCAGGCGGTGGAAGGCATCTGGGGCTTTGTCGTCACGACGGAAGGCGAGGGCAACAAAGTTAAGAACCAAAACAGCCGCCGCTTTGTGCCATTGGCCCAGCCGCTGTTGGATGCGGGCTTTATGGCCTATGTGGAAGACGTGCGAACGGCTGGACACGAGCGGCTCTTCCCCAATCTGCCGAACTCCACAGGGCTTGGGCTGGGCAGGCAGCTCAGTCGGCAGTTCTCGGCCTATGTGAAAGACCAAGGCATTGTTGATCCTGGCATGGGATTTCATGCATTTAGGCACTACCTCATCACCCACCTGGATCGGGCGCTGGCCGCAACCGGGATGAAGCCTGAGCAGCGAGAGCCTGTGATTGGTCGCATCTCAGGGCACTACAAGCCGCCCGGGACGACGCTGCGCAGGGTGTATGTGGACAGGGATGGTCTGCCGGTTCCCGCGTTTTGCGAGCCAGAGACGCTCCAAGAGCGCGTTGACACGCTGGCGCTCTTTACGCCTTCCGTTGTGCTCCCGACCTATTGCTCCTCGCAATTTGGCGCGCAGTTGAAGCGGGCATCCGTCCTCGCCGCGCGGGAGGCGAGGGCAGTTGCTGCCAGACGTTCCAGCCCGTAA
- a CDS encoding autotransporter outer membrane beta-barrel domain-containing protein, with translation MLLSKRPIRSLMAAAIALAALPAMAGESPYSHAVFFGDSLTDAGYFRPLLPADVRPVTGQFTTNPGWVWAQQVANYYGLNGAANGNGQNGDNYAVGGARVGVDVASALGTIPSLKSQTARYLAANGGKADANALYTVWGGANDLFAAARAPAQAQAIIGAAVTDQVALVGALKQAGAEYVLVPNLPDVGIAPQFRSLGPAGAAQATALAAGYNKALYGGLKQAGIEFIPLDTFTVLREVAANPAMYGFRNVTDTGCRINPADTTTSILTCNPTSYVSPDAATAYLFADGVHPTTAGHALLGQYAVSILEGPRLQQVLSHSAQTIGRSRADQVSLHQAGRPADGLSWWGGVRGDMQRYDHADLYDGLAPAGLFGIDWARDGMVFGGFAGFGRLNADFGNSRGDFTQKDTTAGLFAGWYGDRIWVNGQVSYTWLSYDVNRKVQLGPATREHSGSPDGSNLTAALNAGYEFGTEGGFRHGPIASVIWQQVKIDGYTESADAGTLATALGYGKQDVDSTVGRIGWQARFDGGTVKPYVQVTYDHEFEDTKQASAWVQSLPDVGMYRVPGMDFDKNYATAILGARMELFGLQSNIGLSATTLQKRAQDATLFASFSGSF, from the coding sequence ATGCTGCTCAGCAAACGCCCGATCCGCTCCCTCATGGCGGCCGCGATCGCGCTGGCCGCGCTGCCGGCCATGGCAGGCGAATCCCCCTACAGCCACGCGGTCTTCTTCGGCGACAGCCTGACCGACGCTGGCTACTTCCGTCCGCTGCTGCCGGCCGACGTGCGCCCGGTCACTGGCCAGTTCACCACCAACCCGGGCTGGGTGTGGGCGCAGCAGGTCGCCAACTACTACGGCCTCAATGGCGCTGCCAACGGCAACGGCCAGAACGGCGACAACTACGCTGTCGGCGGTGCCCGTGTCGGCGTCGACGTGGCCAGTGCCCTGGGCACCATCCCATCGTTGAAGAGCCAGACGGCCCGCTACCTGGCTGCCAACGGCGGCAAGGCTGACGCCAATGCCTTGTACACGGTCTGGGGCGGTGCCAACGACCTGTTCGCCGCAGCGCGTGCGCCGGCCCAGGCGCAGGCCATCATCGGCGCGGCTGTCACCGACCAGGTGGCCCTGGTGGGCGCCCTCAAGCAGGCCGGTGCCGAGTACGTGCTCGTCCCCAACCTGCCCGACGTCGGCATTGCCCCGCAGTTCCGCTCGCTGGGTCCGGCCGGTGCCGCGCAGGCGACCGCGCTGGCAGCTGGCTACAACAAGGCCCTGTATGGCGGCCTGAAGCAGGCCGGCATCGAGTTCATCCCGCTCGATACCTTCACCGTGCTGCGTGAAGTGGCGGCCAACCCGGCCATGTACGGCTTCCGCAACGTCACCGACACCGGTTGCAGGATCAACCCTGCTGACACCACCACCAGCATCCTGACCTGCAACCCGACCAGCTACGTCAGCCCGGATGCGGCCACCGCCTATCTGTTCGCCGACGGCGTGCACCCGACCACCGCCGGCCATGCGCTGCTGGGCCAGTACGCGGTGTCGATCCTCGAAGGTCCGCGCCTGCAGCAGGTGCTGAGCCATTCGGCACAGACCATCGGCCGCTCGCGTGCCGACCAGGTCAGCCTGCACCAGGCGGGTCGCCCGGCTGACGGCCTGTCGTGGTGGGGCGGCGTGCGCGGCGACATGCAGCGCTATGACCACGCCGATCTGTACGACGGTCTGGCCCCGGCCGGCCTGTTCGGTATCGACTGGGCGCGTGACGGCATGGTCTTCGGCGGCTTCGCCGGCTTTGGCCGTCTGAATGCCGACTTCGGCAACAGCCGTGGCGACTTCACCCAGAAGGACACCACGGCCGGTCTGTTCGCTGGCTGGTACGGCGACCGCATCTGGGTCAATGGCCAGGTCAGCTACACTTGGCTCTCCTATGACGTGAACCGCAAGGTCCAGCTCGGCCCGGCAACCCGTGAGCACAGCGGCTCGCCGGACGGCAGCAACCTGACCGCCGCCCTGAACGCCGGTTACGAGTTCGGCACCGAGGGCGGTTTCCGCCACGGCCCGATCGCCTCGGTGATCTGGCAGCAGGTCAAGATCGACGGTTACACCGAAAGCGCCGATGCCGGCACCCTCGCCACCGCGCTGGGTTACGGCAAGCAGGATGTCGATTCCACCGTGGGCCGTATCGGTTGGCAGGCCCGCTTCGACGGCGGCACCGTCAAGCCGTACGTGCAGGTGACCTACGACCACGAGTTCGAAGACACCAAGCAGGCCAGCGCCTGGGTGCAGAGCCTGCCGGACGTGGGCATGTACCGCGTGCCGGGCATGGACTTCGACAAGAACTATGCGACCGCCATCCTGGGCGCGCGCATGGAACTGTTCGGCCTGCAGAGCAACATCGGCCTGAGCGCCACCACCCTGCAGAAGCGTGCGCAGGACGCGACGTTGTTTGCCAGCTTCAGCGGCAGCTTCTGA
- the thiS gene encoding sulfur carrier protein ThiS — protein MNIQLNGEPRTLPASATLLDLLAAEQLLQRRVAVEVNGEIVSRSRHAEHVLAEGDVVEIVHALGGG, from the coding sequence ATGAACATCCAGCTCAATGGCGAACCCCGCACCCTGCCCGCTTCGGCGACCCTCCTGGACCTGCTCGCGGCCGAGCAGCTGCTGCAACGCCGGGTGGCGGTGGAGGTCAACGGCGAGATCGTCAGCCGCAGCCGTCATGCCGAGCATGTACTGGCCGAGGGCGATGTGGTGGAGATCGTGCATGCGCTTGGCGGTGGTTGA
- a CDS encoding thiazole synthase produces MNAHVSPDSLVIAGKTYSSRLLTGTGKFKDLEETRLATEAAGARIVTVAIRRTNIGQNPGEPNLLDVLPPDRYTILPNTAGCYTAEDAVRTCRLARELLDGHNLTKLEVLGDQKSLYPDVVQTLKAAEQLVKDGFEVMVYTSDDPILAKRLEEIGCAAVMPLAAPIGSGLGIQNKYNLLQIIEDAKVPIIVDAGVGTASDAAIAMELGCDGVLMNTAIAGARHPVLMASAMRKAVEAGREAYLAGRIPRKRYASASSPIDGLIG; encoded by the coding sequence ATGAACGCTCATGTCTCCCCCGATTCGCTGGTGATCGCCGGCAAGACCTACAGCTCGCGGCTGCTCACCGGCACCGGCAAGTTCAAGGATCTGGAAGAAACCCGCCTGGCCACCGAGGCCGCAGGCGCCCGGATCGTCACCGTGGCCATCCGCCGCACCAACATCGGCCAGAACCCGGGCGAACCGAATCTGCTCGACGTGCTGCCGCCGGACCGTTACACCATCCTGCCCAATACCGCCGGCTGCTACACCGCCGAGGATGCCGTGCGCACCTGCCGCCTGGCCCGTGAACTGCTGGACGGCCACAACCTGACCAAGCTGGAAGTGCTGGGCGACCAGAAGTCGCTGTACCCGGACGTGGTGCAGACCCTCAAGGCCGCCGAACAGCTGGTCAAGGACGGTTTCGAGGTGATGGTCTATACCTCCGACGACCCGATCCTGGCCAAGCGCCTGGAAGAGATCGGCTGCGCTGCGGTGATGCCGCTGGCCGCGCCGATCGGCTCGGGCCTGGGCATCCAGAACAAGTACAACCTGCTGCAGATCATCGAAGACGCCAAGGTGCCGATCATCGTCGACGCCGGCGTGGGCACCGCTTCGGACGCGGCGATCGCGATGGAGCTGGGCTGCGACGGCGTGCTGATGAACACCGCCATCGCCGGTGCGCGCCACCCGGTGCTGATGGCCAGCGCGATGCGCAAGGCCGTGGAAGCAGGCCGCGAGGCATACCTGGCCGGCCGCATTCCGCGCAAGCGCTACGCCAGTGCGTCCTCGCCGATCGATGGGTTGATCGGCTGA